The nucleotide window CAGGGCGGCGGAGCGGCGCCGGCGGGGAGCACAGCGGGCAGTGGCGCAGGGGCGATCCCGGCCGGGGGCGGCCTTCAGAGCCTGCAGTATAACCTGACGATCACGGGCAGTGCGTCGGACGTGGAGTCGTTTTTCGACGACATCGTGCGCGCGCCGCGCTTGTTCACCGTGACCCTTCAGAGCGAAACCGGGACGGCAAGCGGCGCGACGGCGAACTTCACGCTCTACGCGTACTACAGAACCAACTGAGATCGACGGGATCGGCCTGCCATCCACGCCATCCGCGCGGGTCATCGGCGCTCCGCTGCAAAGGCACCGTTCTGCCCCTGTGGCGGGGCAAGACGCCCGAACGGAAAACCTCCCCGCTGGCGACCCCAGCGGTGAGGTTCGTGTTATTGGCTCGAGCGCTGCGCTCGCCGACCGCCCGTCGACCGCTCGCCGACTGGCTCGCCGGGGACCGGGCGGAAATTGGCCGATCACGACTGCTGGGTGAGCTGTGCGGGTTGCCACTGGCGGAGCACCGCCGGCGATATTTTTCCCTGTTGCACGAGATCGCGAATGCTCATCTCCATCGTGATCATGCCGAATTGGCGTCCTGTCTGCATCATGGCGGCGATCTGGTGCGTCTTGCCGCTGCGGATCAGGTTGGCTACGGCCGGCGTGTTCACGAGCACCTCAAACGACGCGATGCGCCCGCGTCCGTCGCGCGTCCGGTGAAGCCGCTGCGATACGACGCCTGCGAGCACGCCCGCGAGCTGGATGCGGATTTGCCCCTGCTGTTCCGGCGGGAACACGTCGATGATGCGCTCGACCGTCTGCACGGCATCCGAGGTGTGCAGCGTCGCGAACACCAGGTGGCCCGTCTCGGACGCCGTGATGGCCGTCGAGATCGTCTCGAGGTCGCGCATCTCGCCGACGAGCAGGATGTCCGGGTCTTGGCGAAGGGCCGCGCGCAACGCGGTGGCGAAGCCCGAGGTATCCTGGCCGATCTCGCGCTGATCAATGATGGACAGCTTGTGCGAGTGCAGGTATTCGATGGGGTCCTCCAACGTGATGATGTGCCGGCGCTGCGTTTGGTTGATGGCGTCGAGCACGGCGGCGAGCGTGGTGCTCTTTCCGCTGCCGGTGGGGCCCGTCACCAGGACCAACCCGTAGGGGCGGTTCATGAGCGTCTTGAATACGCTCGGCAGCCCGAGCTCCTCCATCGTGGGGATGCGCTGCGGGATGAGTCGCGCCGCAATGCTGATGGACCCGCGCTGCCGGTACGCGTTGACGCGGAAGCGGGCCACGCCCGGGATACTGTAAGAGAAGTCGATCTCGCCCGCCTCCATGAACCGCTGCCACCGCTCGTCGGAAAGCATCTGCCGGGCGAAGGTCTCGAGGTCCATGGGCAGGAGTTTTGAGCCCATGGGTTCCAGGTCCCCATGCACCCGGTAGGTCACGGGCGCCCCTGCCGAGAGGTGAACGTCTGAAGCTTCTTTCTCTTTCGCCAGCGCTAGGATTTCATCGATCTGCACGATTTGAACCCTCCCTTGGATGCGGCCGAGATCGCGCGTTACAGGCCTGTCAGGTCCGCGTACAGGTGCCACAGATCCGGGCCGACGAAGGCACACGTGGCCGCGCCGAGCGCCAGAAACGGGGCGAAAGGGATGAGTTGCTGCGCCTTGACCCGACCCGCGAGGCGCAGGGGCAGCGCCGCCAGGACGCCGTAGATGGCGGCGAGTACGAAGGCCATGACCATGTACCCAGGCCCAAGCATCGCGCCGATGGCGAGATTCAGCTTCGCATCGCCCATGCCCATCTTGCCGCCTGTCATGAGATGAATGGCCGCCACGATCACGTACCCGACCGCGGCTCCCGTGGCCGCGAGGAGCCAGGAGCGAATGCCGGTCAGGCTGCTCCCGAGGAAGAAGAGAAGCCCCGCAGGCAGTGTGAGCACGTTCGGCAAGAGGAGCGACGTGAGATCGCACGCGACCGCCGACGCGAGGTACGTCCAAAACGCCCACCACACGCCGACCTGGGCGAGATTGTCCCTGGCTGTCACGGCCGACAGCACAAACGCCGCGCCCGTGGCGAGCTCGATGGCCGGATACCTCCACGAGATACGAGCCTTGCACGTGCGGCACCGTCCGCCAAGCGCCAGCCACGACAGGACGGGGACGAGCTCCCAAGCTCTCAGGGGCCGATTGCAATTCGGGCAGTGCGATCCCGGCCAGACCACGCTCTCCCCGCGCGGAAGGCGATAGCCCACCACGTTGGCAAACGATCCGAAGATAAGTCCGTAGAAAAGCGCGAGGATCACGAGCATCTCGCGAAGAAGCGACTCCTGAGGCATGTTCCGCTCCCCTATGGCACCTCTGGCTGACCTGTGCGAGTTTGGTTATACAAACCAATACGCTCTCGATCGCCCAAATTCCTGCTAAGTCGACGCAATTGGACAAGCTTTTGTACGGCTTTACCATGACAACTTCGTCCAATTTGCTATGTTGAAGAGAAAGGCAGGAAACGGGGGGATAGGCGTCGATACGGACGCATTTTACCGAGATGCGGGTTGGAGCCTCGTGCGCCGGGTGCGGCGGCCGGGGCGGGACGCGGAGGTTGAACCGTGGGGTTTGGCTCCGCCCCATTTGCACCCTCACGCGCGAGCCTATCTGGAACGAGCGTTTCCTCAAGGGTTGTACCGGCATCAAATGGCTGCCGTGCGCGAGGCCATAGGGGGCAACTCCGTGTGCTTGGCGACAGGCACCGCGTCGGGCAAGAGTGCGCTCTTTTTTGCCGCCGGGATCCACATTTTGTCCCAGCG belongs to Alicyclobacillus vulcanalis and includes:
- a CDS encoding prepilin peptidase, coding for MPQESLLREMLVILALFYGLIFGSFANVVGYRLPRGESVVWPGSHCPNCNRPLRAWELVPVLSWLALGGRCRTCKARISWRYPAIELATGAAFVLSAVTARDNLAQVGVWWAFWTYLASAVACDLTSLLLPNVLTLPAGLLFFLGSSLTGIRSWLLAATGAAVGYVIVAAIHLMTGGKMGMGDAKLNLAIGAMLGPGYMVMAFVLAAIYGVLAALPLRLAGRVKAQQLIPFAPFLALGAATCAFVGPDLWHLYADLTGL
- a CDS encoding type IV pilus twitching motility protein PilT; the protein is MVQIDEILALAKEKEASDVHLSAGAPVTYRVHGDLEPMGSKLLPMDLETFARQMLSDERWQRFMEAGEIDFSYSIPGVARFRVNAYRQRGSISIAARLIPQRIPTMEELGLPSVFKTLMNRPYGLVLVTGPTGSGKSTTLAAVLDAINQTQRRHIITLEDPIEYLHSHKLSIIDQREIGQDTSGFATALRAALRQDPDILLVGEMRDLETISTAITASETGHLVFATLHTSDAVQTVERIIDVFPPEQQGQIRIQLAGVLAGVVSQRLHRTRDGRGRIASFEVLVNTPAVANLIRSGKTHQIAAMMQTGRQFGMITMEMSIRDLVQQGKISPAVLRQWQPAQLTQQS